A stretch of DNA from Sphingomonas sp. SORGH_AS_0879:
ACAAGGGTTATGGCTCGGCGACGCATCTGGCGGCGCTGCGCGAACATGGCCCCACGCCGCTCCACCGCCGCAGCTTCGCGCCCGTGGCGCAATGTTACCTGGACCTCTGAATCCTCCCCATCTTTGATGGGGAGGGGGACCGCGGCCGAAGGCCGTGGTGGAGGGGCATGGCCGGTCCGGCTCCGCCCCTCCACCATTGCTGATGCAATGGTCCCCCTCCCCAAGCAAGCTTGGGGAGGATTTAGCGGCGGATTGAGTCGCCCTCACCACACCCCCCACTTGTTGGGGGCGAAGTTATCCACAACCCCAATATCTGCCACATGACCGCAACACGCGGCCGAATCTGGCGGATTCCCGCGAGTCGCGCGTGCGAATCGCCTCTTGACGACCGACTCCTTCAGGGTGGATGCGAGGGTTCGAGGGTAGAAGGGACGGTTAACGATGGGGGTCATCCAGACGGTAGGAAGGCCGATCGGGACGCGGCCGGTATCGGCGCACCGCGAAAGCGACCTGCCGCTGAACCAGATCCTGATGGGTGACTGCATCGCGGCGCTCCGCTCGCTGCCCGACAAGTCGGTGGACATGGTCTTCGCCGACCCGCCCTATAATTTGCAACTCGGCGGCGAGCTGTTCCGCCCCGATGGCAGTCATGTCGATGCCGTCACCGACGCCTGGGACAAGTTCGACACCTTCGCCGCCTATGACGCCTTCACCCGCCTGTGGCTCGCCGAATGTTACCGGGTGCTCAAGGACAATGGCTCGCTCTGGGTGATCGGCAGCTATCACAACATATTCCGTGTGGGCACGGCGGTGCAGGATCTGGGCTTCTGGATCCTCAACGACATCATCTGGCGCAAATCCAACCCCATGCCCAATTTCAAGGGCACCCGCTTCACCAATGCGCACGAAACGCTGATCTGGGCGTCGAAGGGCGAGAAGGCGAAATACACCTTCAACTATCGCTCGATGAAGACGCTGAACGACGAAATCCAGATGCGCTCGGACTGGGAATTTCCGATCTGCGGCGGTCAGGAACGACTGAAGAAGGACGGGCACAAGGTCCATCCGACCCAAAAGCCGGAAGCTTTGCTCTATCGCATCCTGCTGGCCTGCACCCGGCCGGGCGACGTGATCGCCGACCCGTTCTTCGGCACCGGCACGACCGGCGCGGTCGCCAAGCGGCTGGGCCGCCGCTGGATCGGGATCGAGCGCGAGCCGACCTATTGCGCCGCCGCCATCGAGCGGATCGAGGCCGCCCTGCCCCTGGACGAGAGCGCGCTCGCGACGATGCAGAGCCCCAAGGCGCAGCCCAAGGTCGCGTTCGGGACGCTGGTCGAGAATGGCTATCTCGCCCCCGGCATGCCGTTGATGGACGCCAAGCGCAAATGGCGCGCGACGGTGCGGGCGGATGGTTCGCTTTTGTCCGAATGCGGCCAGGCGGGGTCGATCCACCGGCTGGGCTCGATGTTGCAGAACCGGCCGACCTGCAATGGCTGGACCTTCTGGCATTATGAGATGGAGGGCGCGCTGAAGCCGATCGACGCGATGCGCCAGAACTGGTTGCTGGCGACCCAGCCATAGGAACCCGTCGCCCCAGCGCAGGCTGGGGCCTTTATCGGCTGGAGAAGCGCGGCCTCCAGAGATCCCAGCCTTCGCTGGGATGACGAATGTCTTGAAAGCGATTCCCCCCGTCATGCACCTGCGTCCCATCCAATTCGTCGATACGCCGATCGGGCTGGAAGAGGGCAGCGTCGCGCGGCTGGCTGGTGGGATGCAGTGGTTCGCGGCCTATGAGGTGCGCGAAGGCACCACGCGCCGCATCGTCCCCGTCGCCCGGTTCCAGCAGGAACTGGGCGGCTCGTCCCGCGCCGAGGCGCTCCACGCCGCCATCACCGCCCCTCGCACGCCTTGGGTGATGGGCGAACGCACCCTGCGTTTCGACCAGCCCCAGGTCGCGGCGATCCTGAACGTCACGCCCGACAGCTTCTCCGATGGCGGCAAGCATATCGGCGATCCGGCGGCGGCGGCGGACAGCGGCATGGTGATGGCCGCCCTGGGTGCCGCCGTCATCGACCTGGGCGGCGAGTCCACCCGCCCCGGCGCCGCCCCCGTCTGGGAAGGCGACGAGATCGCCCGCACCGCCCCCGTCATCGAACGACTGGCGAAAGGCGGCGCGCTGGTGTCGATCGACACGCGCAAGGCCGCCGTGATGGAGGCGGCGCTGGCGGCGGGCGCGGGCATCGTCAACGATGTCGCCGCGCTGCTCTGGGACGACCGCGCGCTGGAGGTGGTGGCCAGGGCGGGCTGTCCCGTCATCCTGATGCACTCGCCCGACCCGGCCAAGGGCGGGCATGGCCGGGTCGGCTATGGCAATGTCCTGACCGAGGTCTTCGACTGGCTGGAGGCGCGGGTCGCGGCGGTCGCGGCGGCGGGCGTGCCCCGCTCGCACATCATGGTCGATCCCGGCATCGGCTTCGGCAAGTCGCTGGCCGACAATCTGGCGCTCATCAATGGCTTGGCGATCTTCCACGGCCTGGGCTGCCCGATCATGCTGGGGGCCAGCCGCAAGCGGATGATCGGCGCGCTGTCGAACGAAGCGGCGGTCGATATGCGGCTGGGCGGGTCGCTCGCGCTCGCGCTGAAGGGCGCGGAGGCGGGGGTGCAGTTGATCCGCGTCCACGACGTGGCCGAGACGGTGCAGGCATTGCATGTCTGGCGGGGCCTGCGCGACCAGGCCCTGATGGGATAACGCCCTCGCTTTTCGGGGTCCGAAAGCCCACATAGGGGCGATGCTACGCCCCCAGCCCCAGATCATCCGTGTCATCGACCTGGAGACGACCGGACAGGCCCCGCCGACCCACGGCGTGTGCGAGATTGGCTGGCAGGACGTGGCGCTGGGCAAGGACGGCCGCTGGGAACTGGAGGGCGAGGGCGGCAGCATCCTGGTCAATCCCGGCCGCCCCATCCCGCCGATCACGCAAGCCATCCACCATATCCTGGACGAACAGGTCGCCGATGCGCCCTGGTGGCACGATGTCGCGCGCCGCGTGCTCGATCCCTGGCCCCGCCGCCTGGCGCTGGCCGCGCATCGCGCCGATTTCGAGCAGCAATATTGCACCCCGGCCATGACCCGGTCCGCCGACTGGATCTGCACCTGGAAATGCGCGTTGCGCCTGTGGCCCGACAGCCCCAGCTTCTCCAACCAGGTGCTGCGTTACTGGCGCAAGCCCGAGGGGCTGGTGCATGACCGCGGCCTGCCCATCCACCGCGCCTTTCCCGACGCCTATGTGACCGCGCACCATCTGCGCGACCAGTTGAACGAGGCGAGCCTGGCGCAGTTGCTGGAATGGTCGCGCAGCCCCGGCCTGTTGCCGCGCGTCCGCTATGGCCCCGATCGTGGCAAGGACTGGCGCGAGATCGAAGAGGAGTCGCTGATCGGCTTCCTCAGCGATCGCGATCCCGATGTCCGCTTCACCGCCGAAACCGAAATGGCGCGGCGGCGGGGCGGCGGCCATGTCGGGCGACCCAGCCCGCAGGAACTGTTGCTGTAACTGCTGGCGCAACCACGACTTAACCGGACTGGCGTCGATGCCCGCGCTTCGATAAGGCATGGATCATGCAGGGCGTCGATACCGCATCCACGGCTGAAAATCCGATTGGCCGCATCCTGATCGCCGCCATGGCGACGGGCTTCATCGCGTTGCTCGTCGCGGCGGTGGCGGCGGCTTACGCGATCCGTCAGGGCAACCGGCATACCGACTGGGTCATCCACACCTATCGCGTCGAAAGCGTCCTGACCGAGGCGCGGCGACTGGCCGAGCAGCAGGAGACGGCGCGGCGCGGCTATATGCTGGCGGGCACCCCGGCCTTTCTCGCCAGCTTCGAGCGCGCCCATGCCGCACTGGTCCCCCGGATCGCCGAACTCCGCCACCTGACCGCCGACAATGCGCGCCAACAGGCACCGATGAACGGCGTCGTCCAGCAACTGGCCGAGATCGAGCGATCGCAGCGCGCGACCAACGAACTGGTCCGCCAGGGCCGTGGGGCCGAGGCGTTGCGCCATTTCCGCGCGGATAGCGGCCTACAGCGAATGGCCGGACTCCGCGCGATCTTCGAGACGATGGCGCAGGAGGAACGCCGCCTGCTCGCGCTTCGCGATGCCGAACAGATCGCCAGCCGCCGGACCTTCTCCATCGTGGTGACGGTGGCGGGGCTGCTCTTCGTGCTGGTGTCGGTGGTGTCGTTCCTGACCGTGCGCCGTTACACCGCCGACCTGCACCGGTCGCGCACCGCGCTGGCGGGCCTCAACGCCACGCTGGAGGAACAGGTGCACGAACGCACCGCCGACCTCGCTCTGGCGAACGAGGAAATTCAACGCTTCGCCTATATCGTCAGCCACGACCTGCGCTCGCCGCTGGTCAATGTGATGGGCTTCACGGCCGAACTGTCCGCCGCGACCCAGCCGCTGTCCGACCTGATCGACCGGGCCGAGGCGGAAGCACCGCATATCGTGACCGAGGAGGAGGCACGCCTGGCCGCGCGCGAGGATCTGCCCGAGGCGATCGGTTTCATCCGCACCTCCACCGCCAAGATGGACCGGTTGATCAACGCCATCCTGAAGCTCAGCCGCGAAGGCCGCAGGGTGCTCGCGCCCGAGATGATCGCGCTCGACCAATTGGTGGAGCAGATCACCGATTCGATCCGCCACGTCATCGACGATCGCGGCGTCACCCTGACCATCGAACGCCCCATGCCGGTGATCGTCAGCGACCGGGTCGCACTGGAGCAGATTCTGTCCAACCTGATCGAGAATGCGACCAAATACCGCCACCCGACCCGCCCCGCCGAGGTCCATGTCTCCGCCTCCGAAACGCCGGGCCGCGTCATCGTCGCGATCCGCGACAATGGCCGGGGCATCGACCCGCGCGACCATCAGCGCATCTTCGACCTGTTCCGCCGCTCGGGGCAGCAGGACCAGCCGGGCGAGGGCATCGGCCTCGCGCATGTCCGCGCGCTCGCCTATCGGCTGGGCGGCACGATTTCGGTCGAATCCCAACTGGGTGAAGGCGCGACCTTCTTCCTTTCGCTACCCCCCACCCTTTCCATTGAAGGCGCCTGAATGAACGACCATCGCTCCGTGGGCATCGTCATGATCGAAGACGATGAAGGCCATGCCCGTCTGATCGAAAAGAATATCCGGCGCGCCGGTATCCTCAACGATATCCGTCACTTCACCGACGGCACCACCGCGCTCGACTATCTGTTCCACGCGCCCGATGGTCCGGCCAAGAACGGTCCGGCGCTGGTCCTGCTCGACCTCAACCTGCCCGACATGAGCGGCACCGACATTCTGGCCAAGATCAAGGAGGAGGGCAGCCCGCTCCGCCGCGCGCCCGTCGTCGTGCTGACCACCACCGACGACAAGGTGGAGATCCAGCGCTGCTATGATCTGGGCTGCAACGTCTACATCACCAAGCCGGTCAATTACGAGAATTTCGCCCAGGCGATCCGCCAGCTCGGCCTGTTCCTGTCGGTGATCCAGGTGCCCGAGGTCGAGGGCTGAGTCCCCCGCCGCGATGCCGAGCACGACGTCCCCGCATATCCTTTACATCGATGACGACGACGCGCTGCGCCGGCTGGTGTCGCGCGCGCTGAGTCGGCACGGCTATACGGTCGCCAGTGCGGCGTCGGGGGCCGAAGGTATCGCGATGGCGGCGCAAGGCGGCTTCGATCTGGTCGCGGTCGACCATTATATGCCGGGCATGGACGGGCTGGAGGCGCTGGCCGCGATCACCGCGCTGCCCGATCCGCCGCCCGTCGTCTATGTGACGGGCTCGGACGAGGGGCGGATCGCCGTCGCCGCGCTGAAGGCCGGGGCGGCCGACTATGTGGTGAAGACGGTCGGCGAGGATTTCTTCGACCTGCTGTCGGCCAGTTTCGAACAGGTGCTCGACCGGACCCGGCTGGAACGCGCCAAGGCGGCGGCGGAAACCGAATTGCGCGCCTCCAACGCGCGGCTGGAGGCGATGCTGAGCGAGGTGAACCACCGCGTCGC
This window harbors:
- a CDS encoding exonuclease domain-containing protein; translated protein: MLRPQPQIIRVIDLETTGQAPPTHGVCEIGWQDVALGKDGRWELEGEGGSILVNPGRPIPPITQAIHHILDEQVADAPWWHDVARRVLDPWPRRLALAAHRADFEQQYCTPAMTRSADWICTWKCALRLWPDSPSFSNQVLRYWRKPEGLVHDRGLPIHRAFPDAYVTAHHLRDQLNEASLAQLLEWSRSPGLLPRVRYGPDRGKDWREIEEESLIGFLSDRDPDVRFTAETEMARRRGGGHVGRPSPQELLL
- a CDS encoding response regulator, with amino-acid sequence MNDHRSVGIVMIEDDEGHARLIEKNIRRAGILNDIRHFTDGTTALDYLFHAPDGPAKNGPALVLLDLNLPDMSGTDILAKIKEEGSPLRRAPVVVLTTTDDKVEIQRCYDLGCNVYITKPVNYENFAQAIRQLGLFLSVIQVPEVEG
- a CDS encoding ATP-binding protein, whose protein sequence is MQGVDTASTAENPIGRILIAAMATGFIALLVAAVAAAYAIRQGNRHTDWVIHTYRVESVLTEARRLAEQQETARRGYMLAGTPAFLASFERAHAALVPRIAELRHLTADNARQQAPMNGVVQQLAEIERSQRATNELVRQGRGAEALRHFRADSGLQRMAGLRAIFETMAQEERRLLALRDAEQIASRRTFSIVVTVAGLLFVLVSVVSFLTVRRYTADLHRSRTALAGLNATLEEQVHERTADLALANEEIQRFAYIVSHDLRSPLVNVMGFTAELSAATQPLSDLIDRAEAEAPHIVTEEEARLAAREDLPEAIGFIRTSTAKMDRLINAILKLSREGRRVLAPEMIALDQLVEQITDSIRHVIDDRGVTLTIERPMPVIVSDRVALEQILSNLIENATKYRHPTRPAEVHVSASETPGRVIVAIRDNGRGIDPRDHQRIFDLFRRSGQQDQPGEGIGLAHVRALAYRLGGTISVESQLGEGATFFLSLPPTLSIEGA
- a CDS encoding site-specific DNA-methyltransferase; this encodes MGVIQTVGRPIGTRPVSAHRESDLPLNQILMGDCIAALRSLPDKSVDMVFADPPYNLQLGGELFRPDGSHVDAVTDAWDKFDTFAAYDAFTRLWLAECYRVLKDNGSLWVIGSYHNIFRVGTAVQDLGFWILNDIIWRKSNPMPNFKGTRFTNAHETLIWASKGEKAKYTFNYRSMKTLNDEIQMRSDWEFPICGGQERLKKDGHKVHPTQKPEALLYRILLACTRPGDVIADPFFGTGTTGAVAKRLGRRWIGIEREPTYCAAAIERIEAALPLDESALATMQSPKAQPKVAFGTLVENGYLAPGMPLMDAKRKWRATVRADGSLLSECGQAGSIHRLGSMLQNRPTCNGWTFWHYEMEGALKPIDAMRQNWLLATQP
- the folP gene encoding dihydropteroate synthase, with amino-acid sequence MHLRPIQFVDTPIGLEEGSVARLAGGMQWFAAYEVREGTTRRIVPVARFQQELGGSSRAEALHAAITAPRTPWVMGERTLRFDQPQVAAILNVTPDSFSDGGKHIGDPAAAADSGMVMAALGAAVIDLGGESTRPGAAPVWEGDEIARTAPVIERLAKGGALVSIDTRKAAVMEAALAAGAGIVNDVAALLWDDRALEVVARAGCPVILMHSPDPAKGGHGRVGYGNVLTEVFDWLEARVAAVAAAGVPRSHIMVDPGIGFGKSLADNLALINGLAIFHGLGCPIMLGASRKRMIGALSNEAAVDMRLGGSLALALKGAEAGVQLIRVHDVAETVQALHVWRGLRDQALMG